Proteins found in one Roseovarius pelagicus genomic segment:
- a CDS encoding AEC family transporter, which yields MMVFLVILAGLMPSFLLVGLGGLVRERLSANAWQGLDRLNFEILFPALLFVAASSRPIELSAVATIAPAVWALLTCGLIAGYFARRFGPERFLDFAGAWQTAWRFNSAVGIVAAGALSGGDPALMAVAIGMAVPLANVFAVSALSRGGALGPMATLRKVALNPFLLASLSGVLLGLSGYRLPGPVLAPLSLLADAAIPIALISVGATMNWGALARLNRFNGTLCGVKLLLLPTLVTVTALALGASGSYVAVLLVFAALPTASAAHVLAAGFGADRELSATLVAQSTLLSALTLPIWVTFAQVFFLS from the coding sequence ATGATGGTATTCTTGGTGATCCTCGCCGGATTGATGCCGTCATTTCTGCTGGTTGGCCTTGGTGGGCTGGTGCGTGAACGCCTGTCAGCGAACGCCTGGCAAGGGCTTGACCGGCTTAATTTCGAAATCCTGTTCCCCGCGCTCTTGTTTGTCGCGGCCTCTAGCCGCCCGATTGAACTGTCTGCGGTAGCCACTATTGCCCCGGCTGTTTGGGCGCTGCTGACCTGCGGGTTGATCGCGGGCTATTTTGCCCGCCGGTTCGGGCCGGAGAGATTTCTCGACTTTGCCGGTGCATGGCAAACTGCGTGGCGGTTCAATTCGGCTGTCGGCATTGTTGCGGCGGGCGCACTTAGCGGAGGCGACCCGGCATTGATGGCGGTGGCGATCGGTATGGCGGTGCCGTTGGCCAATGTGTTCGCGGTGTCGGCCCTGTCGCGTGGCGGCGCGCTGGGCCCGATGGCGACGCTGCGCAAGGTTGCTCTGAACCCGTTCCTGCTGGCCTCGCTCAGCGGTGTGCTGCTGGGCCTGTCGGGCTACCGGCTGCCCGGTCCGGTATTGGCGCCGCTGTCGTTGCTCGCGGATGCAGCCATTCCCATTGCGCTGATTTCGGTCGGCGCGACGATGAACTGGGGTGCCTTGGCACGGTTGAACCGATTCAATGGTACACTTTGCGGGGTGAAGTTATTGCTGTTGCCCACGCTTGTGACAGTCACCGCTCTGGCGTTGGGGGCAAGTGGTTCTTATGTGGCGGTATTGCTGGTGTTCGCTGCACTGCCGACGGCGTCGGCCGCGCATGTACTGGCTGCCGGATTTGGGGCGGATCGGGAACTGTCTGCCACGCTGGTCGCGCAATCGACGTTGCTGAGTGCATTGACGCTGCCGATCTGGGTGACGTTCGCGCAGGTGTTCTTTTTAAGCTGA